TGCTCAACCGCAATCCTGGATATTTTACAAAACAGTACACCCGtgttttcaaaacaatgacatgaaAGTCGTTTTATGAAAATGAGTCATCAACTTTGATCATAATTTAAAAGCTTTGCATGTCACACTGAATTTATGGTTGCTTAAATTGCTTTAAttgttcaaattttgttttggtgtaaAACTGATTCCTTTTAAAGTTGGTGCAGACACaaagtttttgaaaatgtgatttttataAAATTATTCTTTCTGTACTTTGAAtagtttcatttttgaaaagtacatgtgtgtgcatgttaaGTTGTGCATAATAAGGTACAGATTTGtgttaattttaaaataagcaAATTGCTTCAAAATGGAAAACGCTAAGGTCTGTGAAGTGCTGCCATTGTAGTCGCCCATTACTCGTACTGAAAACTAGAAATGGACAAGTATCGATACCAAGTATCGGTATCGGGCCGATGCCAGCCTTATCTCAAGGTATCGCGTATTAAAGAAGGCTGCCAATACCAGTTACCGATACTGGTCACTagtgccctcttgtggctgtTTTATTATCAGAAATTAGATGGCATGCATGGCTGACAGAACATTTTTCTAAGTTAACTGCATCCATATCAATTCTCTCAAATACCCATGAAGATGTCATTTCTATAAGTATAATGCGTGCATTAATAATGTGTTGCTACCAAAATCTGTGTTTCCGTTATGACTGTGTTTACAACCTGCATGTTTCTTCTCTTTCATCCAGGTGTGAATAGCTGCGAGCGGAAGGTCTCCCGCTGCAACAGCCTGAAAAACGTAACTTTGGGCGACCTCTTGGAGGTCACGAACAGCTTGCCCGGGGTAAAAGTTCATCGGGAGGACGTGTTGGCGCTCGTGGCTACTTGTCTCCCCAAGCAGTACATGTTGCAACTCCTCCACCTTTGGAAGACCGCCAACTTTGACATGGATTTGGTCAAAGGTCTTTCTCACAGTCTGAGGGTGCTCCGCAACAAAGGCGCACCTCGGTATCTTCTGAAGGGCCTGAAGAAGATCAGCCGCATTGTCGGATCTACGTCTACACGCAAGACGTATGAGAAGATGTTTGTTAGCATGCTGCAGGATGAGCTGTGTTTTAAAACGCTTAAGCCGTTCAATGAATGAGGGCAAGATTTCATTTAGGGATGGGCATTAGACTAAATTTACTTTATGAGACTATGGGGCAAATCAAAGTCTAATTAGTGTTACGTcaactatttttttcatttttgaatggTCGAGAAGATGGTCATCACATCTGCCTGGCACTTCTGAGGTTTCATGGTTCAAATCCTGAATCCAGCCTATGGAgaatgcatgaatgaatgcataTCAACTGCATGTTAGGTCAACTGAAGACTAAATTGTCCATAAGTGTGAAAGTGAGTGTAAATAGTTGTTTGTCTAAATGTGAGTGACGGGCAATCAATTCAGGGTGCATACCGCTGTTTGCCCAAAGTCAGATACTATAGACTCCAGCCCACCTGCGAACCCAAATGAGGACAAAAGctataaaaaaatgatcaatgGATGATTGGGAAAAATGTCACTCGTTTTGTTCTGAACTCCTGTTTTTAGTTTATTATTGTGTCGAATAATGTTTCCAATATCTTGCATCATGTTCTTCCTCATACCTCAAACTAGTTGGCCGTAAATCAACAGCGCCTTGACTGTTGGGTGCATGAAGCTGAATCACTGAATTCCACACAATTGATGATAAATTAGATTGACTTGATTTTTATGCCCATCCTTAGCTTCAATTAACACTAAACTTCAAGGCAGACACACAAAGTGATTAGTTATAATTACACCTAAATCCAATACAGAAGCTGTATTTGTAATGTAAAATTAACATTACCTCTGTAAAGTTTTGCTGTCGgtctgtattattattattattacattattattattgtgtgcaTTCCTAAAGTGGGTTTCATGATGGCATCAAGAGTGTAGGATGCTACTTAAGTAGCTGAGCTACACACATAGTAATCCTAGGCAATTACAATTCCACTGGTCAACAGCATATTTTCATCAGAGATGTTCGTatgtctttactttttttttcttgcacatCAGGCTTTTgagatattttcattttgacctATAATTCCTTGCGCAATACAGGTTTACCATGTGTTGTAATTTATAGCTATTACATTGTAGaacaaaatccacctgttgctGCACCTAACCCTCAATCCATAAATATGACTACATATATGACTAGATTACAtgtaatattattaatataatgAACATAGACGAATTGTATATGATCATTTATATTACATATAATGtaattttggggaaaatatttcattggaGTCATTTGAATCtgtgaaaagaaatatttgaaactatttaaaatgtaaatagtaCTATTTTATGAAAAGTGGGCTAGCAAATTTGagtggttttctttttgctttctcTGAATTTGAGAGGAAGGATTTGATTTCATAATCAAATCCAGGTAAGAGCTATACCTGTATGTCCTTTGTTTCTTGCTTTTGTCTGTGACTGCTGGCAAGTGAAGCTTATAGGAATTTTATTATGTAATTGTCAGCTTTATGAATGTACAATTGTGTACTATTTaagaaaatggaaatttaATTTTCCATTCTATGTAAaggctttttttaattgctttatgAGAAATACTGGATTCTAAATGCTGCAAATTTTTGAAgggatgtgtttatttttttcacttttaatattatgaaCTTTGTTGTATATAACACTAATGCCAAATGATTTGTACAAATGCATTGCTTGATAAAAGTTTGGACTTTTTCTCCTCTGACTTAAAATTTCTTAAACAGGCATTTATGAGCATGGGGCACAACAATGTCAGTCATGAATGATTGCTTTATATTCAgcggaaaaaaatgctatatGTTGCTTCTTCAGCACGGGAGTCACACTACACGTAGCTGACTCATCAttatcgtcatcatcgtcatcacaGACGGTGTGACTCATTATTTAGAATTTCCTCCAAACAAGCAAGTTGGAAACCAAAATTTCCTTCTTAAATTTGCATGATTTTGTAAATTCACATCTCACTCATCTGACTGTGCAAAGCTTCTTTGCAGACGTGTACACAAATCGGCACAAGTGCACTATCAGTAGTGTAATTAAAGTCTTATAAAATATTGTTCAGTGCAGTTCTACCCCAATGCAAACTCCTACCACATTAATAAACATATTGTTCGGCTTTTAGAGGGCAAGGAACCAGTATTTGCAACATAAAGTATTCCCTATGAGGCAAAAGAACCACATGATTTATCCCAACCTAACagcaaggattttttttacagcaaaaAAGGTATAAGGATGTTTATTGATCAAACATATTATGACCACATTTTTAAAGAGTTAATTGAAAAATTTATTAAACATCATAAATTTGtctgtttatgtgtgtgtttaaatttCTTCTCTCTGTTCCTTGAAAAGCATAGTCACCAAAAACAactcttgttgtttttagaCAAAGTCACTGGGGATCTGTAAAATCTCTGGATCAGttcagaactttttttttgtgtggacaCATCAAGTTTTTTGATGCTCAAATGCAGATTTTTGTTAAACACTTCCCAACCAAGCCAATACTCAAAGTAGAAGTGGTTTGACCTTTAGAGAGAAATGTAACGTGTTCCTCGCTCGCCACTATATAAGTGCATGACAAAGCATCCAAATGCACGCATGAGAACCTCAACACAGAGAACATCAGCATGGTAAGTGGAAGGGGAGCGTTGCGTTCAAAGTCACTTGTAATCGTCAGATAACTTCAGACTTAATTTTTCCTCAGCTGTGCCTGCCAcccctgctgctgctactgtgTGGCGTTCACGGCAACGTATCGCCAACGGAGTCCCCTCCCACGTTCGAGTACAAAAATCCATCCACCGGGGAGATCCTCGCGTGCAACAAGTGTCCGCCCGGCACGCGCATGTCCGCTCACTGCACGGCCGCCGAGCAAACGCAATGCGTGCCGTGCAGAGATGGACACTTCACGGAGCTGTGGAATTACCTGCCCAAGTGTCTCTACTGCAACCAATTCTGTAGCGGCGACGAGGAGGTGGAGATCGAATGTGGACCTCGCAACAATAGAGTGTGTCGCTGCAAGGAGGGCTACTACAAGACGGAAGATTACTGCAATAAACACTCAAAGTGCGCCCACGGATACGGCGTTCTTACTCGAGGTGCATATTTTAATCCTTTTAAGCGTTTTGGGAAGATAGTAAATACAATTGtctaaaaataatgtaattagtttttttattattataacagcTAAAAGTAATTTGTATCTTTTTGcacccatttttgttttgagtcattttttattttggcatttaattattattatttttttatttgatcaattGTGCAATTATCTAAACTGCTTATCCTCAACTTTATTCGAGAGCatacaaaacaatataaaatgatgatttttttgaaTAGGTATCCTCATGAGGATTGcagttcagataatggatggatagggGGTAATGTGTATATAGGTCACAACAACTTTTCAAAACCTTTCCTCCTGGGAAATTATTATGGCCACATGAACTAGTGGTATTCATGTCTGCTTCCTAACTTTGatctgggtttgaatctcagcTCAGGCCCCATCCTGGTTGGGCAAGGGTGTACCTGTGATTGCCTATTTCAATGACTCTAATGTAAAGATGTTTTTTAGGTACATTAGAAAATGACACCGTGTGTCAAAAGTGCTCCAATGGCTTCTTCTCCGCCTCTTCGTCGTCATTGGAGGCGTGTGCCAAGCACAAGGAGTGCATCGACGGGCAGCTCGTGCTCTTCAATGGCTCCGCAGCCCATGACATGATCTGTGGTCGATGTGAGGACCTTGCAAATGGAGGTAATTTTGCCCTGCACTGCAGCCCATAACATTTTTGGAGTCTTGTTTGATTGGACACGTTCATTCGGACAGTTATCAGCACTATTCCAGCTTCAGTTATTTTTCAAGGCAACCTTTTTCACACAGCATGTTGACACACTTTACTTGAAGCACTGCTGTTAGCAATGACCCCCAACCACGTTGAAACCGGAAAAAACAGGAGAGCTCAGACCTCTTCCAAAGCAAAGCAATCCTAATTTTGATCAGATGCAAATTGTTCAGATTTATAGACAATTCCCACCTACATTTGCCCAAAATATGTGTAAATTCCATTTGTGCTTCAATCAGATAACAAATAAACTGTAAAAACATAATCTTGGTGGAGTAATAATCGGAATAATCCTGGATTCAACATTTTAAGAGATTCTTCCTTGGCCTTTGTGCCGTGAAGGTGTGTGACAATTGTCATAGTAGTTTTTAGGTAATCCTAAACCAAGAAGTAAACATGGTGTAAGTATGAACGGTAATCCTGGATTCACACTGCAACAAAATGTAATGGCCTtatccaaattttgtgtgagTAAACATTGTAGTCAATGTctcacaaatgaatgaatggattatTTTTAGAGCAAGTTTCGATCCATGcttttggccgccgcccagctcataaaaaaaaaaaacgtaaccTTAGCAGCAGTGTCATGACTGATCCTAAATTATACTTGCATTCATCCTTGGGCTTTCCTTTCCAGGTGAGCTGCTCAGGACCTTCTTGTCAAGATTCTTTGGTAGGCAAAGAATGCACTCAGTGAAAACGAGGAGATTTTTCAACAAGTCAGTCCATATCAAAATCTATTGAGTACTCTGAAGTGTTCACGGTTGGTTCATTGTAGTATTTAACAAATATCAATTCCCCAACAGATATATTAAGTCTGAAATGGAAAGAAACACCATGCCCTTCTTGACTCGACATCAGTTGCGACGTCATTTGTTGCATCGAATCAAGAGTTGGCTCCAAATAGCCCCGGAGAAGGAGCTGAAGATGTTACCACACATGCTGAGAGCTTGTCAGCTAAACTCTGTGGCAACAAAGCTGTACAAGACACTCAAAGGGATTGAAAGGCAGCAATCAAACTGTACCTTAACGCATTTATTCTCCTTTGACTAATTGTGTTCTTTTCACAATAAACATACCAAATTGGTCTAATTGTAATTGTGTCAAAATTGCACTGTTATATGATGAGCTATTATAGGGGTCCTCCAATTCAATTCACTTCACAACCACAAGATGTCACTCTCTCCTTTCTCCACTTTATTAGTTGTCCTGAAGAAAAACGCTTGCAAAGCAGACATGTTTACATTGTTGTCTTTTAAGATTGAAAACGACATCTTTTGCCAAACTTTATAGTTCTTTCGGCTtcaatgcatttattattgGAAACGAATTGTTGAATAGCACGGCTTTAATTTACGCCGCCTGAGGTTTGGAGAAGCTTAACTCGGTCGTTCTGACCCGAGGAGCAGCCAGTGACACCAGCGCAACCACGCCCCCTCTTGCCACGCCACGATCGGCTCCCAGACTGTCGCATCATCAGCCTGGGAGGGGCTTAGGCTCCCGGTCTCCACCATTGGCTGCCGTTATACAACCACAGACAGCTTTACGATAGGGAGACAGCGAGAGAGGATGTTGTCCCGTCATGCCTGTGGAGATACGCTACATCTGATCCCTTCGGTGTACTTTCCGTTTGCCACCCTCCGGCTCAAGTCATCCTAAAACCGCTTGAATCACAAAGCGATGCCCTGCACCGATCCACGCCGAAATATTGTCCGGACAGTGCGGGGGGAGAGGAGCATGTAACCCTGCAAGAGAAGCACCGGCGAGGCGGCAGTGTGGTACCACCTTAGACTTGGCTTTCGCCCGCTTTTGCCTTCATTCCGACACCAAGGGAGAAACCTCATCGTCGTCTAGTTTGGATACTTAAGTGTGCACAAAATGAACGAGGACATGTCAGAGGTCTCCAAAGAGCTCATGGGTGAGTCAAGCTCATTTGTGGCCATGTGTTCAACCCTCTTGTCAAACCCACGCGACGCGATCGGGAACGTGGTGTGTTGTTCCTCTGCAACGCTGCACAGCTTCTCATTGTGCCCGATTGTGGCAAACAATAGTGGGATTGTCTCAGTTGTGGAGCAGTATTTCTCCTAGAAGTCATGCATGATTTCTTTTGCGTGACACTTCAATAGTACACACAACTGCTTTTACTGCTGATAATACAGACTGTACAATCTACAATCGTTATTATTGCACACCAAGATCCCTTTCCAAGACTTTAAAGGTGCAGGTTGGGTAATAAGCAATAAAAGTCTGATGTTAGTAAAGGACAAAAGCAGTTCTTAGGACCTTGATATCTGCAATTATGATGTTCATAAACTCTTGTGTAATTTAACAAATTGACTACAGAATAACATCTTAGACAAGTCTGTGGAAATTATATATTGTAAAGCAGCTGTCCTCTATGTAATCTCGTAGTTTTGCCCATTCTGCGTAAATCACAATGTTTTTGGAGAAGTGGCCATTATGACAGTTGCTCTCTTCTTAACCCATTTAATCTACATGGTCCCTGAAATACAAATTGAATGCGATTTAATACTATTAGTACAGAGTAAACATGTCTGATTAGGATATCTCAATTGCCGTTGATAGGCAGTTTTTACACTGTAAAAGTACTGTGTGGACAGCCTGAACATTCTTGTCTAAGGAAGTGGTGTTAAACGCAAGGCCCTTGGGGCCTGATCTGGCCCACAACCTCACTTGATGTGGCCTGCAAAAGCCTGGGAGTAAATACTGTAGCCTTGTTTGGGCGCTCTGTGTatttaaatgacaaagaaaCAATATCAAAGAGGTGTAGACAGTTTGTCGTGACTGTCTGCCCATAGTCCACAGTTTATGTTTTAAAGGTCACAGGACTGGTCCTGGGAATGTGCTATGCTTCTCGGACCTGTTTCGACTTTTACGCCGGACATTTACTTTTCACCCAGTTGTGCAGCTGTGTGTTTAACTTTCTTTGTTTGACCAAGCAGTTACTATTTGACACCTTGGTGCAATCTTGGGCAAGCACAAGCACTTTCCATCCCATCTATGGACAAACACTTCCTCCTTTCAATGGGGCATGGGTGTTCAGGACATTGTACGGAGGGACTTCATAGATAACTTCAATAGCTATATTAGGTCATCTTGTGCGTCATCTGCACGTGAATCATATATTTATGGTGTGCTATAGGGAAACAATCTAAACTTTGCATTGAGAACACGAAGGAATTTGTCATGACCACAAGTCATGTGAGGAGCGGTGTGGATGATGACCATTGTTAGGAACGTTTGTGGACTGGTGCCAGTGATTCAGCATCATCTTAGCAAAATACCACTCCAAGTATTCTACATCAACCGTCCACTCAAAATTGAGATATACACATTTAGTCGATATTCTAATGTCAATGTTATTTGTCTTTGgagtgctttttctttttcaccctttggctcattttgatttattttctttaattacattttcataGCCAGTAAAAGAAGAGCATGATTGCATGTGGGTCATTGTGGCCTATTTTATTAATACTTTGGATCAGAGCAACCCAATTATGGGTGTAGCAGTGtggtgaataaataacaggCCCTGCCCAATGACATCACTTCTCAGTGACACACAGGAAAGCTGTGCGGTTAAATGATCAAAAATAGGATCATGATAAATTTCACGTCGATCATGTGATCAGCTGAGCACATTTACTAAAATCAGATGCAGGATTGTGCATGTCAACAGCCGATCAGTCAAAAAGTTCCTGCTCTTTCATTTCCGATTGAAGAAGTAAtcacaaatatgttttatatTCTTTTGGTACTTCAAACTAAACAGGATGGCTTGTTacagtttttcattttgacaatAAAAACTCCAACCGCTGATgcgaaaacaaacacaatccaaaataaattgaCTTGTAGCGATCCACTTGCCTTGATGCCGTTGGTACAATTAACATCAAGTACACCAATTTGTATCTGCCGTGACTCTATAAACATGAGTCAATTTGAGCCTGAGGTTCATTTTCCCAATTGCACAAAGTGCACATGCTGCAACTCAATCCACAGGCTGCACTGCTGTTTCAGTTTAAATTAATCGGCgatggaaatgaatgaaaaatgctTACTTCCCCTCATGCTTCTTGAAATATTCAAGTTCACATGTTGGATAGAGCCGCACTAACTGTTTTTAGCGCATTCCCTAATTGTTTCCTTTTGATCCAAAGAAGCCTGTAGGCAAAGATACACATGCCAGCACAGATGTACAGCCTCCCTCGGAATGGATGAGTGGGAGTGTGAAGAGCTTGGAGAGGCAGCTGACCCACTTCTGCTCTCTGGGCCGGCTTGCCAATTTTGGTGCTTCTCCTGGGCGTGAACAATCGGGCTGAAGAGAGCATACGCTGAGTGCAGCAGCTTCCTTATCGTCTCTAGTCCGCTAAAGTTTGAAGTCGTCACAGAATTTCCCACAAAATTGAAATCAGGCACATCATGTGGACGAATATTGATGCAAACCCTGAAATGGAACACAAAGACAACCGCGTGAGCATCTGTGTTCCACGTGCAAGTCCTAAAATGAAACTATGACAGTATGGAGGCATCACgtaaaaacaaatccatgAACAAATCCTGATTTTTGCACTCTAATTCTTTCTTATCACTTTGGTTAAAATACTTCATCCAGAACTGAATAATGCATAATTTGTAATGACGGAATTTAGACATAAGCCGGTGGGTATCTATGAATGTTTTTATCTATGAACCACTGCTGTCAGTATTATCTTCAAATATATGCCAACGCTGACTTTTAATCTTTCGTCTGTGTGTAGAGAGCATGCGGGATGCAGTAGGGAGGAAGGTGAAGCTGTCACTGAGGAAAAGAGTCAAACTGGAGATCAAAGGAGACAAGACAGAGAACCGAGTCTTGGTGAGTCGACCGCTGCTGCTTTCCAGCATACGCAAAATAACTGTCTGCTTTCCTgtctgcgtttttttttttttttgggggggggggggggggtcattacACTGTGAAAGTTGTAAATGTTACCAAAAGCGAATATTCCCCCCTACATTTTTGAGTCTGGGCACCGAATGCACAGAATTATAAGGATGTTGCAAAATCCAGACTAGTTGAAAGAGAAATGCCACTTTTGGAGCAATAACTGGGTACACTATTAAAAATACTTGTGAATTCGgcattcgtttttttttttcttcatggctGCAGCACTGTGATGATTTTGTCAGATTAATTGGCTCGGTAAAAACTGTCTTGTGCTTGTACGCCGTCTCTTGTTAGTCACAATCATAGtgaaaacataatttaaaAGAGGCTTTTGTTTAGTTATGCCAATGGGACATTTTAAACTTTAGTCGACTCCAATAGTCCAGGAAGCTTCCTTATCTGTCTTTAAGTGCAACTGCCAACTTTCAAATTAATTCTCCAGAGTCTTAATACTTTGGCATGCGTGTACCGGGTCGTACTTTGCACTCACTGTTGGAAATCTTAGCAGCTCAGATGATGTGAAGCAAATGACTCACTAAATGACTCACTTAGTTGTGTGTGAATGACTTCAATGTATTCACGTGGAAAAACAGCAACTCCTATCTTGTTGACAACAAGCATAGGGACTTGGAAAGTATCTCCTGCTCTTCATCATGTACATTAGGACTTACTGAAGACTGCATAAATAATGTATTTCTGGTGGATTGttaacaattttgttttttcttttttcttaagAGATAAAGCTTTTGAGAAGAACGATGACTAAAGTCATCACACAACTACTGGCGTTATTGTTTGAAACTTCATGCGTCATCTAAGGACATAAGCAGAAAGAATGAGCTTTACTTTCACATTTCCTGTGTTCGCTAAATGATCTGGCAGCTGTGCGAGGTGGGAAGCTTGTGGCAGAGAACGAGTTAGTGTGGAAGAAAATTGCGCGAGTCAGTTATGTAGTGCTCCCATTAACTGGAGCGACAGTGAGTCTTAGATCACAAAGAAATATGGTCATTGAAGTGTTGGAGGCACGGTAATATGAAACGATCATTTAAAAACGCCCGTGTTATGTGGGAGAACATGGAGAAACGCATGCAGAAACAATGCAAATATGTGGGAATCTGCCTGAGGAATTTCAGTGGACTAATTTTGGTATTTTATACAGGCTGAGAGCATGAGAATATCCCACTGCTTGACCACACTCGATTAAACAATGGGCAGTTGTTGCTATGGAAAATCGAGAAACTGATTCTGgaataaacacaaaaggaaGGCAAACATGTCGAGGAATTTAAACCTATGAGTGGGATGGCGTTTGTCGAATGTTAGGTGAAATGTCCGATCagttctttattattattcggAGAAAAAATGACCATTATATAGACCTGCAAATGTTATAAACCTTCATTTTATATAACAAATGTTGATTCTGTCTAAGTACTTTCAGCATATTATTGTCAAATCCCTCAACACTTCTAAACGTTTAGACTTGGACTCAATTTTATTCATCTCATGGGCTTGCTCCCTCAGGAAATTCTGGTTCCAGTAGCTCACACAAAAATAGTACAAAAGAGAACATTGCACATGAGTAACAAACAAAGAGGAGAGTAACAAATAAAGTACATAGCAATCGCAATAAAGTGTTGagtaagaaataaataataataataaagtattGAAGCAACTACACTTGGCTATCCCAATCATGTGAGGACTCCCTTTGTCCCTGTTCCTATTGCTCCTTCCCCCAATTGAGTTATACAGTTTGATGGCATGAGGAACAAAGGATTTCAGCAGTCTGTTGGTCCGACACTTGGGGAGGAGCAGTCTCCCACTGAACAGGCTCCTCTGAGTGATGATGACGGTGTGCAGAAGGTGGCTGGCATTGTCCATAATGTCCCCCAGAGAGCCCAGCTTCTCGCCGACCACTTTCCTGACCAGATTGTCCAGTCTGGAAGAATCCTTCTTGGATGTGCTGTTCCCCCAGCACACCACAGTGTAGAAGAGGACACTAGCAACCGCAGACTGATAGAACATCTCCAACAGCTTATTACAGATGTTGAACGACCGCAACCACCTCAGGAAGTACATCCTGCTCTGCATCTCCTTGTGCAGATGGCTTGTGTGTGCTGACCAGTCAAGTTTACCATCCAGCCACACCCCAAGATATTTTTACAAGTCCTTAGCCTCCACTTCAGCTCCCTCCACTAGTACTGACCTATTAAAGGAACTAGAGAAGTCCAGGAAGAGAATCCTTGATGTGGCTCTCCCCTTGTCCAGGTGGGAGTGGACTCGGTGTAGTAGTTTGAGGACGACATCCTCCACTCCCACACCTGGCTAATATGCAAACTGCAGTTGATCCTGGGTGTGTTGCACTTGAGGTCTGAGAAGATTGAGGAAGATCTTCTCCAATGTCTTCATCAGGTGCGAAGTAAGCACCACTGGCCAGAAGTCATTCAGTACACTGGGCCGGGGTCTTTTTTGGCACCGGTTATTTTCCTAATTTAATGAATCTAGAAAttctatgtttttgtttcaccttttaaacaaataaacaaaattatCCCGCCATTTAGATTTTTAGGGGCACTACCACAATGATTTGAGTCAATCCGAATTCTATTGTGATATTAGGCTTCACCAttagcaatgtttttttttttttcattataagGTTTAGCATATTTGTAGATCACAATAATCCGAGTAATGTATCCCAAGGGAGGTATTACCAAGCAATGTAGTCTGGTCTCATGAAAGCTCCTCCCACCATCATTCAATTTAATGATAGTTTACGTCAGGGTCATGGTCACTCAAACAGTCTTAATTGCATACAATCATCAGCTTTATATCTCTTTGTAAATAGTGTCATGGTATTCactgatgatttcatttttgtgtgatttGTCTGTGTTCATAGAATATACAAACATATAGAATATACTTTGTAAAGGAAACAAAATTACTCCATTATCTTTCATTGAACAAGCTGAGCCAAAGAAGCGTGTTGGAAGTGCGTGTATGTCCACAAGAGAAGTGTAAAATGGTTTTATTACAAATACCACTTGCTAAACATGAGTGGCGGACTATGACAAGATCCGTTTGCTCTTACTGGCTTCAATTGAATGAGGTTTGTAGGTCATTGCCACAGCCAGCATTGATTGGACTGAAATGACATTTGTGCATTGTGTCAACTGACATACTACATGTAAACAATTGGTTTCGttaattattgttattattagcaTGATGCTTTCTTCTCGAAACTGTGAAACCCAAGAGAGAGAACTTAGTAATGTGACTTTTCCAGGGTGCCTTTCCTGCCATTATGTCTGGATGAATACTTTCCAGATTGGCTTTGAAATAGAGTTGCACAAATCTGATCACACTGCAATAGATTTATATTTCGTTATGTAATGTTCCGGGTATTTCAGGACAAGCCGTTTGAGTGATACTATCAGAGCCAGCTTGTTGTATTTGCAAATCTGTACTTTGGTCAACTGAACTGTAAGACAGAGAGAAAAGGGGTTAAGGAAATGCAACTTATCTTAAGGTTTGAAGTTTGTCATTTAGTTTTGGTGGGTGGTGTACGGCTTGTATCCGTGTTTTCCTTGGAAAGATAGCTGTACTAATGTGCGTTATTGATGCTGACTGATGTTTTCCGCCTACtcc
This DNA window, taken from Syngnathus acus chromosome 16, fSynAcu1.2, whole genome shotgun sequence, encodes the following:
- the LOC119135916 gene encoding tumor necrosis factor receptor superfamily member 11B-like; this encodes MLCLPPLLLLLCGVHGNVSPTESPPTFEYKNPSTGEILACNKCPPGTRMSAHCTAAEQTQCVPCRDGHFTELWNYLPKCLYCNQFCSGDEEVEIECGPRNNRVCRCKEGYYKTEDYCNKHSKCAHGYGVLTRGTLENDTVCQKCSNGFFSASSSSLEACAKHKECIDGQLVLFNGSAAHDMICGRCEDLANGGELLRTFLSRFFGRQRMHSVKTRRFFNKYIKSEMERNTMPFLTRHQLRRHLLHRIKSWLQIAPEKELKMLPHMLRACQLNSVATKLYKTLKGIERQQSNCTLTHLFSFD